One Carassius auratus strain Wakin chromosome 16, ASM336829v1, whole genome shotgun sequence genomic window carries:
- the mrps15 gene encoding small ribosomal subunit protein uS15m, producing the protein MVLKNIFRSTVLGLRKLSVFVGARQGNTVLPAFKQPQCRLYSNWTLTSICKRDEILLNQPVRQYARPSRKKQEFPSQLQDLHPSMLKHEYASVPLAQSVDDVVKKLLTLEFANHSEKLRLKEEQLIAKVRRDEDDRSSTEVKVAILTARIRNFQEHLHKHPKDKANKRWMLMAIDRRKKKLKVLRRTRYDSFEKVCQELGITYTFPPEYYRRVTRRWLAKKAFCNKVFQEVQKQKAEQREKQRAAEATSSTDPQGTVA; encoded by the exons atggttttaaaaaacatttttcgaTCTACGGTGTTGGGTTTACGGAAATTGAGTGTTTTTGTAGGCGCGAGGCAGGGCAATACTGTCTTACCTGCCTTCAAGCAGCCTCAATGCAGATTGTATTCGAACTGGACGTTAACCAGCATTTGTAAAC GTGATGAAATCCTCTTAAATCAACCAGTGAGGCAGTATGCTCGGCCCTCTAGAAAGAAACAAG AATTCCCAAGTCAGCTTCAGGACCTGCATCCATCCATGCTGAAGCATGAATATGCATCTGTCCCACTTGCACAATC GGTAGATGATGTGGTGAAGAAACTGCTTACGCTGGAGTTTGCAAATCAT AGTGAAAAACTGCGTTTGAAAGAGGAACAGCTTATTGCCAAGGTGCGGAGGGATGAGGACGACCGCAGCTCAACAGAAGTCAAGG TGGCGATTTTGACAGCACGTATTCGCAACTTCCAGGAGCACTTGCACAAGCATCCTAAG GATAAAGCCAACAAAAGATGGATGCTCATGGCCATCGACAGGAGGAAGAAAAAGCTGAAGGTTCTGAGAAGGACTCGTTATGATTCCTTCGAGAAGGTCTGTCAAGAGCTTGGAATAACATACACGTTCCCTCCTGAATATTATCGGCGGGTCACCCGACGTTGGCTGGCCAAAAAGGCCTTTTGCAATAAG GTCTTTCAAGAAGTCCAGAAACAaaaagcagagcagagagagaaacagagagcagCGGAGGCTACATCCTCTACAGATCCACAAGGAACTGTGGCATAA